The stretch of DNA CTTAACGTTTATAACATACCAAaattattctgctgtatttaactatttaagagtttatctaaaagcccCTAGGGACATACAGAGGTAACGCTGCCGATCGTTAATATGGCGAAGTTGCCattctctatgtatatatgtttctggtgtaACTAGGAAAACGGATAGATGAGTTAAAGTTCCTGTAACGGAACTAACTTTTGCTTGcagttatatcatttatttcgAGGTCATTTACAACTTACAAAAACTGAAAACCGCAAAATGCTTTTAATCACGGGGAGCGTggaatgtgaaaaaaatgatcAGGTATGAAAATGTAGAATTTGCTTTATAATTGCTTTATTGTTCTAATATCTGTGACAGATGATAGATGTAAGAATTTTTGGAGTGTTTTTTATGATATCAAGTTGTAAAATATGGATGAAACTGGACAAGgtgttaaggatgtattcttctgaggttttggtcccgttgaagtctcgtttcaacatagaccaaagaagttatgagattttcaaatataatttatcagtatctgtagcaagttgccagatgcaaattttgtcaaaaaattacatttctatttttagtagattttttttatacggggattttaagaaatggcccatttggcggccattttgaaattgtgtctttttttgcttcaagtagagccacagttttaccattttttactgaaattgtttttacttaaatcattactgcgccggcatttttagctgtatttagctaatttttgttgcaaatcgttactaggttcgtagtaattaaaatattgagcactaatatgtgaaacgatacacttttgtgactttatttttacatttaatggtaatttgggcacttttattttttactctaaaataatgaaaaataacaaaaattcaaatggggcaaaaaagtaagcacacggacccccaatttttcttcctgatttagaaagaacaaccgtttccctattgatatgcaaaataataacaaaagtttaataccagaactttttttataaagggttaaatttggcaaaaatggctgaaaatggtgcatttggtagcacaaaattaaggggtaggggtagcataagttgttattctgagaaaatatattagtctaattgatcaaaactggtatatttttaaagaagactactagaaaatgaattctacaaacattcatacatgtcaaacacctcattaggaaattatggctttaatctctatcttatatggtcaaaacggcaaaattcccataaaatccaatattttgtcaactaggtgtctttgagtgacaaaagctcaaaaacgagcacacggacatatgttttttctttcattttcttttatggtatgaactcctttgtccaaaaatctatatgagaaaaaaagtttaatacaagaaaattttgacttctcagaggtgtacatccttaagatAGACATTTATCCAGCTAAACACCGTCAATTCCCGATGGTTGTTTTCATACCTCCTGTTTTGTAGGTTTGGAGAAATCATGGTCCTCATCTCCTTTACAGTACTGGCGTTACTATGGCTGTTCCGGGACCTCCCAGACGTCGGAGGCTGGGGAGACGGCTTCATCGACACCAAGGGGTACGTAATGCGAGTTCTTTACTCTTAACCTACTATTGTGGCACTCTCGCAATTTACGTAAAGAAGGTGGATATATTATggtaaaaatgatattttcaaaggGAATGCAAGTAGTGCTGAGTATGTTTTCcatgaaaaaatacattttgtactgACTTtcagacaaaaacaaaaacaaaaaacttttGTATACATTTGCAATAACTTGTGTATGggaatattttatattcatattaaagtttaatgatgttcCATATTGTTTTCGTTGGGACTTGAGAAGAACAAAGAATCCAAGCAAAAAGCTGAACTCTGAATACATATTcatcacaaaaacaaataattattaatgttatattattCTATTgtatatttcttaaaaaaagaTTAGGACAAGCAACTGAACAAATTTTAACCAACCTATTCTTTCTTTCGTACAGAAAGAGTACTGTCAGAGATTCCACGGCGTCCATACTCGTGGCTTCGCTATTGTTTGTATTACCGAAACAAGTACCTAATGTGCTCTGCTGGAACAAAAGGACAGGTATGTAGAAGCTGACTTTCCATTAGACATCTCCAGTTATGAGCGAAGAGTACTACatgtattccgaatttgcatattacagagttatctgcccttgcgggtaggtattaattgtgacgtcatgtgtttgcgagcgtaacgtcatacttttcggagaaaacggcgtgaatagcgctcataaaataatgacttaacaatcgaaacctacccgcaagggagttaactctgtaaaaagcaaagacggaatagtaaCAGTATTGACAGTAATAAGGAATATGTACATCATATTACTATATGTATACCATATTATTTCAGCTAAACAGCTAAATAGCACAATTTCtaaacaggttttttttattatacaaatgctaaaataagtacattcACACTATCGAAATTATTTTAgcacaaatataataaaaaaaacctgtaaattataatttattggCGCGATATAAATCTGTGCAATTCGATGGTTCATTATCGGAAACacccttttacaaaatttggTGTTGTACATGAATTAGTGCTTCATAGACAGCGCGAAAAGTGCTTAgataaatgtattatacattaTCGATATCTTGCATAAGGTTGGGAACCGTGTTGGTACAAGGAATTTTAATAATATTCTTATAGAGTCCGGAGTGTTAGAGATCCCGAAATATACGCCAATCCTCACGTGGAAGGTAGCAGAAAAGAAGGTTGCTTGGGGAGTGCTTGTGTTGCTCGGAGGGGGCTTTGCTTTGGCTGATGCATGCACTGTAAGTGGatataaaacaatgatgttTTCGCATGTATGGGGTACATTTGTGGGAATTATCGCCCCTGATTTATAGGTGGCGCGCGTCACGTTGCGACCCCGGAAGTAATATAATGTAGATATCTATTAGTTGACCTGCAGTGCCTGTatactgtttatatattttctcaGCTGCAATTACATACCATATTGTTTCGACGTCAAAGAATTAAAGCAGAAATTCTCTTCTTTGATACACTTGAACGTTTCAAATAGGACGTCATGCCAATATTAATCTATTAATAGTTGATTTACCTCTAAAGATTTGGTATCGAATGTGTATATTATGGTCTACATTATCACATTTCTGCATTATTTATATTCTAAACGTAAACTTAATGCAAAGATCGCAAACAATATTTCATGACTTGGAATTAAAAAAGAAGCACAATCAAACGTGGATTTACTGAAATGTTGAGGACCAAATGTAGATGTGAATGCAGGTTTCCATTAGACGAAAGTTTGGTCATCATGGTAAATAAGTCACTATACAAAGTTTTGGGGTTTCATAACCAATATCTCATTGACGCTTGGATCACTTTTATGGTAACACACATGGATTTCACAATTTGACAAATGTCAACTGCATTTACTATGGAAGCAAATTAGAGGCACAGATTACTACCATGGTCTCAGATGCGGGATCAGGGGTACAGTTACAGTTCTAGTTAAGCATGGAGTAATGTTTATGATGTTGTTCATAATCCACAGAAATCTGGTCTGTCCCGGCTGGTGGGCTGTGAGCTGAGAATTCTGAAAGATCTGGATCCTTGGGTGTTAAACATGGTGTTGTGTTTTATTGTTGCGGGGGCTACCGAAATCACCAGTAACACGGCGACCGCCTCCCTTCTCATGCCCATCATGTTCGAACTGGTAAGTTGCTGTAAGCCAACCCATTGTCGCCTCCTGCCTATCATGTTCGAACCTGTAAGTTGCTGTAAGCCAACCCATTATCGCCTCATGCCTATCATGTTCGAACTGGTTAGTTGCTGTAAGCCAACCCATTGTCACCTCATTCGCCTCCTGCCTATCATGTTCGAACCTGTAAGTTGCTGTAAGCCAACCCATTATCGCCTCATGCCTATCATGTTCGAACTGGTTAGTTGCTGTAAGCCAACCCATTGTCACCTCATGTCTATCATGTTCAAACTGGTAAGTCACTGTAAGCCAACCCATTGTCGCCTCATGCCTATCATGTTCGAACTGGTAAGTTGCTGTAAGCCAACCCATTGTCGCCTCATGTCTATCATGTTCGAACTGGTAAGTTGCTGTAAGCCAACCCATTGTCGCCTCATGTCTATCATGTTCGAACTGGTAAGTTGCTGTAAGCCAACCCATTGTCGCCTCATGACTATCATGTTCGAACTGGTAAGCTGCTGTAAGCCAACCCATTGTCACGTGAGATTAAATCTCGCGTATTTTGTTGGCAATTAGAAACAGACGAAAAATCGCtcctaaaatgttttaaatacgTGTACATTATATGATTCTAAATACTGCATTCTTGCGAAAACACGAAATTAAATATAAGTCGTCGTAAAATAAGCTGGTTATACTTTTAACTGATTTTCACGATGACTTTTTTCAAAGGTGTGAAATCCACATTATGCGCGTGAGATTTCCCATTTCAAACTTGTCCAAGATTCAAAGTTGCCTCCCTATATGTTCTTCATGATATCCCTTTTATCTGAAGTTTACAGATTTCCATCAGCTATTATTTCAGTTTAGGTTAACACTTCGTACAAAAAAGGACAGAATAAAATCTGCGTCATCACTAACGATATGCACATAATATtgaattgattttgattttttcctGCAGTCATTAACGATGGGGTTGCATCCTCTGTACTTAATGATATCGACCTGTATCGCCTGCTCATTTGCCTTCATGCTGCCAGTGGCAACACCTCCTAATGCCATAGTGTTCTCAACCGGAACTGTCAGGATACCGGATatggtaaggggagacaactcaatcttaaaagcaaaattaagGATGGAAATACGttgcattatattttttttaatatatacgAAATACGTTTACGGGAGATAACTCGATCGTCAAAGCAAAATTATGGTTTCAAATACGTAACAGTTTAATATACAGGATAtggtaagggcagataactcaatcgttaaaaaaaattgaacttGGTAATATGTAGCAGTTTagtaatattataaattacTTCCACGAAAATATTTGTTCTACGTTATTGAAATATACCTCCGTTTTATTTTAACCTACTTTTATCTTTGTATTCTTCCCTTTTTACAAATCAAAGAAagatcagtttttttttttattggattCTGGATAACAACGAAAGAATCAATAAAATCGAAATATTAGGTATGACAAATCTCATCAGCTAATACAATTTGTCCGAAATCCTCGTGTAATTGATAGATCTCATTATATTTGTACAAAGAATGCACgtcaatttataaaaaaataatacccaATGAAATCTTTAAAGTATGAAATTTATATATGGTTGTGAGTTGAATGAATCCCGTACTATCCCataaattatgaataaaatatgattttgtacATGAAAAAAGAAACTTACATTATACATGGATAATctcaaatataaaattgttgACATTACAATTATGATATCGTTCTTTATCTCTGTTGCAGGCTACGACGGGTCTTGTACTGAATATAATAGCAGTAGGGGTCTTGACCCTCGCTATCAATACCTGGGGGTCAGCGATATTCAAACTAGACACCCTTCCGGCTATCTTCGTTAATTCAACATTGGCCTCGTCATGTCCTGGCGCCGTAATAGTCCCGGAGGCTACTTCAACGGCAGCTTCTATAAACACGACATTGTCGGTACTCACATCTAGTACACCATAGAAAATTTAAATGGGTACATACTCTGGTAACTCTCGATCAAAACACGCCTTAGCAAAAGTTGCTAAAACCGTTCTTTTTTCTTTAGCAAAAAAAGAAATGGTTTAGCAGAACACACCTAGTgcccaacaaagtcacttttttgtctttaaaaattatgatataCACAATAGTGCATAGGGCAAAATTTGCAACGCTTTTAATTGCTAAATGTATAAACTAAGAAAATAACGACAGAACAAGAAATTTTCATACTATTCCACATATCCCTCCCTATTCCTCAAGGCCACTGTTTTTTCGGTGTAACACTTGGAATAAAAAATGTTTAGGAACTTGAATTCCATCTTAAATCATATGGATTTGATAGCTCAggtataaaaaatgaaattacaaattcaATTTCTTTCTTCAGACAAAAACATGGCGTagcaaaaaatgctaaaatgattatttttattttagcaattagtGTCTTCCATAAGCAAAATGCCCAAAATGCTATCCATATAGTGAGCACAGATATACTGTATTACATCATGGACTATAAATACGACATTGTCGGTACTCATATCTACTGTGGCTAGTACTACAACATAGACAATTTTAATGGTCACATATACTGTTCTACATCATGGGCTATGAACACACAATTGTACTCATACCTACTGTAGCTAGTACAACTCTTTAGACTGTAATGGATATGCGGTACTATATCATGGAGAATTCAATCGTGAATACAACGAATTTTACTGTACTTGCATCTTCTCGAGAGAGCGCTACTCTATCAGCCTTTGGGATGGGATCAAATACAACGTTTACTCTACTTACATCTACTCTAATAGCTAACACGTATCCATGGACTAGTATGTATTAACGTTAGCGGTACTCGGATATACTATACAATGTACGACATTGTAGACCTTTGGGATGAGTATAAAGAAAACGTTAGCGATAttcacatataatatatagCTAGTACTGCCCAATAGATTATTGCGGTGGGTATCAAAAGTAGCCTGTACTTTAGAACATTTCAATGGATGCATACATTGTACTACATCATGGATTGTTAAAATGCGATTGGCTCATATCTGCACTAGCAAACATCAACACATGCCATATACGTTTGGGGTGTGAATGAATACAACGTTAGCACTTTTACTAAAGcttgtaatatacatgtatagtagttGACGAATGTGTCTTGGACACAAACACTACTCCTCTAAAAGCACTGGTTCTATGACCAACTAAATTGTCGTGATGATGTAGTAAATGTTTGGTGCTATTTGTTAAGTTTAATCATTAGCTGCTAGCTCTATAAAAATCATGTGTTAGTTGCTTTATGCTCAACACATTCCGTTCATCCAGAATCTCagcaattaattctttttatgtcattttttatatcattatgtgAATTCGGGTACACTTATACAGATGAACttc from Argopecten irradians isolate NY chromosome 15, Ai_NY, whole genome shotgun sequence encodes:
- the LOC138308532 gene encoding solute carrier family 13 member 2-like isoform X2, with amino-acid sequence MVSMAILWLTEAIPITVTAMIPMFLLPMLTVQPGKVVCGNYFNDTSMLFLGGLIVGVAMEEVNLHRRIAMGITMLLGSSPNTMMLGLMLPTWFLSMWISNTAATSMMLPILVAVSEQTLQVEKDSEAGGTTEPKSNGSTDVQDIHLKEVENSKSKLDPQFDDAKSGSRLQDSIRLNKGFTLSVAYAANIGGITTLTGTPPNLVLQGQADQRYQDAGAPDSGITYANWMGFAFPLSLIMVVLAWCWLQLVFIRCGCCKTGDKAKQNMMKAIVRREYHKLGHIKFGEIMVLISFTVLALLWLFRDLPDVGGWGDGFIDTKGKSTVRDSTASILVASLLFVLPKQVPNVLCWNKRTESGVLEIPKYTPILTWKVAEKKVAWGVLVLLGGGFALADACTKSGLSRLVGCELRILKDLDPWVLNMVLCFIVAGATEITSNTATASLLMPIMFELSLTMGLHPLYLMISTCIACSFAFMLPVATPPNAIVFSTGTVRIPDMATTGLVLNIIAVGVLTLAINTWGSAIFKLDTLPAIFVNSTLASSCPGAVIVPEATSTAASINTTLSVLTSSTP